The Corynebacterium jeddahense genome has a window encoding:
- a CDS encoding D-isomer specific 2-hydroxyacid dehydrogenase family protein yields MKFAYLPKPKDEPIADLEANGHEHVALEDNPDMVIFGGGPKDFPDELPESVKVVQIVYAGVENLQDVFATHAKHGVRFANAGGLYDDTVAESTLALLLAIEHRLKAVRPEWNNTQLFAEKQYLFDDKKLALIGAGGIGKTLIRFLAPFGMDITAVNRSGNPVEGANRTVTLTDEVWADNDYFVLLAPLTDATRHMVNADTLGKMKDGAVVVNVGRGPLVDTQALTQSLLNGHLRGAGLDVTEPEPLPADHPLWGLDNCVITPHTANIPRFMMRRIGGLAARNWELFAAGETMATEVDVEAGY; encoded by the coding sequence ATGAAATTCGCCTACCTGCCCAAGCCCAAGGACGAGCCGATCGCGGACCTCGAGGCGAACGGCCACGAGCACGTCGCGCTCGAGGACAACCCGGACATGGTGATCTTCGGCGGCGGGCCGAAGGACTTCCCGGACGAGCTGCCGGAATCGGTCAAGGTCGTGCAGATCGTCTACGCGGGCGTGGAGAACCTGCAGGACGTCTTCGCCACACACGCGAAGCACGGCGTCCGCTTCGCCAACGCCGGCGGGCTCTACGACGACACGGTGGCCGAGTCCACCCTCGCGCTGCTGCTCGCCATCGAGCACCGCCTCAAGGCCGTGCGCCCCGAGTGGAACAACACCCAGCTCTTCGCGGAGAAGCAGTACCTTTTCGACGACAAGAAGCTCGCGCTCATCGGCGCCGGCGGCATCGGCAAAACGCTCATCCGCTTCCTCGCGCCGTTCGGCATGGACATCACGGCGGTCAATCGCTCCGGCAACCCGGTCGAGGGCGCGAACCGCACCGTCACGCTCACCGACGAGGTCTGGGCGGACAACGACTACTTCGTCCTGCTCGCCCCGCTCACGGACGCCACGCGCCACATGGTCAACGCCGACACGCTCGGGAAGATGAAGGACGGCGCGGTGGTGGTCAACGTGGGGCGCGGCCCGCTCGTCGATACGCAGGCGCTCACGCAGTCGCTGCTCAACGGCCACCTGCGCGGGGCCGGCCTCGACGTCACCGAGCCCGAGCCGCTGCCCGCCGACCACCCGCTGTGGGGCCTGGACAACTGCGTGATCACGCCGCACACGGCGAATATCCCGCGGTTCATGATGCGCCGCATCGGCGGGCTCGCCGCGCGGAACTGGGAGCTCTTCGCTGCGGGCGAGACGATGGCGACCGAGGTCGACGTCGAGGCGGGGTACTAG
- the proB gene encoding glutamate 5-kinase — MEELRDTIASARKIVVKLGTSSLVDGTGALDPAKIDRIVDAIEGRIARGCDVVVVSSGAIAAGMAPLGLKARPRDLATKQAAAAVGQIHLAQVWGASFARYGRTVGQVLLTQSDAGSRERARNAQRTIDRLRQMGAVPIVNENDTVATSEMRFGDNDRLSAIVATLVGADALVLLSDVDALYDINPADPRAVRISDVRTGSDLEAVQAGDGGAFGTGGMAAKVSAARLAARGGVPVLLTAADKIEEALGAAQVGTVFHTRPERSLSAWKFWALYAADAEGVLRLDAGAVDAVTRGGTSLLAVGITGIEGEFHAGDIVEILGPDSAAIGRGEVAYGAAELAGMLGRRSDELPEHQRRAVVHADYLSNYASRL; from the coding sequence GTGGAGGAGCTGAGAGACACAATCGCGTCGGCGCGCAAGATCGTGGTGAAGCTGGGTACGTCGTCCCTCGTCGACGGCACCGGTGCGCTGGATCCCGCAAAGATCGACCGCATCGTCGACGCGATCGAGGGTCGCATCGCCCGCGGCTGCGACGTCGTCGTCGTGTCCTCCGGCGCCATCGCCGCAGGGATGGCGCCGCTCGGCCTGAAGGCGCGCCCGCGCGACCTAGCCACGAAGCAGGCCGCCGCCGCGGTCGGCCAGATCCACCTCGCGCAGGTCTGGGGCGCCTCCTTCGCTCGCTACGGGCGCACGGTCGGGCAGGTGCTACTCACGCAGTCCGACGCCGGGTCGCGCGAGCGCGCCCGCAACGCGCAGCGCACGATCGACAGGCTGCGGCAGATGGGCGCGGTGCCGATCGTCAACGAGAACGACACCGTCGCCACCTCGGAGATGCGCTTCGGCGACAACGACCGCCTCTCCGCGATCGTGGCCACGCTCGTCGGCGCGGACGCGCTCGTGTTGCTCTCCGACGTCGACGCCCTCTACGACATCAACCCCGCAGACCCGCGCGCGGTGCGCATCAGCGACGTGCGCACCGGCAGCGACCTCGAGGCTGTCCAGGCCGGCGACGGGGGAGCGTTCGGCACCGGCGGCATGGCGGCGAAGGTCTCGGCGGCGCGCTTGGCGGCGCGCGGCGGGGTGCCGGTGCTGCTCACCGCCGCCGACAAGATCGAGGAGGCCCTCGGCGCGGCGCAGGTGGGCACCGTGTTCCACACCCGCCCCGAGCGCTCGCTCTCGGCGTGGAAGTTCTGGGCGCTCTACGCCGCGGATGCGGAGGGCGTCTTGCGTCTCGACGCCGGGGCCGTCGACGCCGTCACCCGCGGGGGCACGAGCCTCCTCGCCGTCGGCATCACCGGCATCGAGGGCGAGTTCCACGCCGGCGACATCGTCGAGATCCTCGGCCCTGACTCGGCGGCCATCGGCCGCGGCGAGGTGGCCTACGGCGCCGCCGAGCTCGCCGGCATGCTCGGCCGCCGCTCCGACGAGCTGCCGGAGCACCAGCGCCGCGCCGTCGTCCACGCGGACTACCTGTCCAACTACGCCTCCCGCCTCTAG
- a CDS encoding HNH endonuclease signature motif containing protein — MNAFETMLSASGELAVEFLAHFDRERLLAAGFSPARVRDWRLAHSAYFGATTWTAKQREAVALARSSALTLDQLVLIEKRLRSVADDALRWQLRHRLLAFRGGYEALQRYADEVVPKPPPKKPRAQVRFCAAILGMRTMIVTAPERDITDIEHRLRQDLDPELPEAPQMVAPLFDALRDGDAGIAHAVPRPLLLVPVEEHCRILAGSGDDVVLGLSDGTTMTGAEYLQEHFGDVLEVAAFHPAAGPVNMYHTERFANQKQRDLLRAAQPMCPVPDCRRAADFCEFHHITPWKHGGKTNLDNLAPLCRYHNRTNDDDPGTARRGRIVRRNGRISWRSPFDRDAVNARGPRGAMELLFG; from the coding sequence ATGAACGCATTTGAGACCATGCTTTCCGCATCCGGCGAACTCGCGGTGGAGTTCCTCGCGCACTTCGATCGCGAGCGCCTCCTCGCCGCCGGGTTCAGCCCCGCGCGCGTGCGCGACTGGCGCCTCGCGCACAGCGCGTACTTCGGCGCGACGACATGGACGGCGAAGCAGCGCGAGGCGGTGGCGCTCGCGCGCTCGTCCGCGCTCACGCTCGACCAGCTCGTGCTCATCGAGAAGCGGCTGCGCAGCGTCGCCGACGACGCGCTGCGCTGGCAGCTGCGTCACCGGCTCCTCGCGTTCCGCGGCGGGTACGAGGCGCTGCAGCGCTACGCGGACGAGGTGGTGCCGAAGCCGCCGCCGAAGAAGCCGCGCGCGCAGGTGCGCTTCTGCGCGGCCATCCTCGGCATGCGCACGATGATCGTCACCGCCCCCGAGCGCGACATCACCGACATCGAGCACCGCCTGCGCCAGGACCTCGACCCCGAGCTCCCCGAGGCTCCCCAGATGGTAGCACCGCTTTTCGACGCCCTCCGGGACGGCGACGCCGGCATCGCCCACGCCGTGCCGCGCCCGCTGCTCCTCGTCCCGGTCGAGGAGCACTGCCGCATCCTCGCCGGCTCCGGCGACGACGTAGTCCTCGGCCTTTCCGACGGCACGACCATGACCGGCGCCGAGTACCTCCAAGAACACTTCGGCGACGTGCTCGAGGTGGCGGCGTTCCACCCCGCGGCCGGGCCGGTGAACATGTACCACACCGAGCGCTTCGCCAACCAGAAACAGCGCGACCTGCTGCGCGCGGCCCAGCCCATGTGCCCCGTGCCGGATTGCCGGCGCGCCGCGGACTTCTGCGAGTTCCACCACATCACCCCGTGGAAGCACGGCGGAAAGACGAACCTCGACAACTTGGCGCCGCTGTGCAGATACCACAACCGCACGAACGACGACGACCCCGGCACCGCCAGGCGCGGCCGGATCGTGCGCCGCAACGGCCGGATCTCTTGGCGCTCCCCGTTCGACCGCGACGCAGTCAACGCGCGCGGGCCCCGCGGCGCGATGGAACTGCTCTTCGGCTAG